A single window of Coffea eugenioides isolate CCC68of chromosome 7, Ceug_1.0, whole genome shotgun sequence DNA harbors:
- the LOC113778285 gene encoding naringenin,2-oxoglutarate 3-dioxygenase: MAPSTLTALAEEKTLQSSFIRDEDERPKVAYNQFSNEIPIISLKGLDDTDGARPEICKKIVEACEDWGIFQVIDHGVDDKLISDMTRLAREFFALPPEEKLRFDMSGGKKGGFIVSSHLQGETVQDWREIVTYFSYPIRARDSSRWPDKPEAWRAVTEKYSEKLMELACKLLEVLSEAMGLEKEALTNACVDMDQKVVVNFYPKCPQPDLTLGLKRHTDPGTITLLLQDQVGGLQATRDGGKTWITVQPVEGAFVVNLGDHGHYLSNGRFKNADHQAVVNSNCSRLSIATFQNPAPEATVYPLKIREGEKAVLDAPMTFSEMYRKKMSKDLELARLKKLAKEQELQAVEKAKLEAKPIDEIFA, from the exons ATGGCTCCCTCAACTCTCACAGCTCTAGCAGAGGAGAAGACGCTTCAATCAAGCTTCATCAGGGATGAAGATGAACGTCCCAAAGTGGCCTACAACCAATTCAGCAACGAGATTCCTATCATTTCTTTAAAGGGTCTTGATGACACTGACGGTGCAAGACCTGAAATTTGTAAAAAGATTGTGGAAGCCTGCGAAGACTGGGGGATTTTCCAGGTTATTGATCATGGGGTTGATGACAAACTCATTTCTGACATGACCCGCCTCGCTAGAGAATTCTTCGCTTTGCCACCTGAAGAGAAGCTCCGATTCGATATGTCAGGCGGCAAGAAAGGGGGATTTATCGTCTCAAGCCATCTACAG GGTGAAACTGTGCAAGACTGGCGTGAGATTGTGACATATTTTTCCTATCCAATTCGGGCAAGGGATTCCTCAAGGTGGCCAGACAAGCCAGAGGCATGGAGGGCTGTGACAGAGAAATATAGCGAGAAGTTGATGGAGCTGGCCTGTAAACTGTTGGAGGTATTATCAGAGGCAATGGGATTGGAAAAGGAAGCCTTAACTAATGCATGTGTGGACATGGACCAAAAAGTTGTGGTGAACTTTTACCCAAAGTGTCCACAGCCTGACCTCACATTGGGCCTCAAACGCCACACCGACCCTGGAACCATCACTCTCTTGTTACAAGACCAAGTTGGTGGACTTCAGGCCACCAGGGACGGTGGCAAGACCTGGATTACCGTCCAGCCTGTTGAAGGTGCTTTTGTTGTTAACCTTGGTGACCATGGCCAT TACTTGAGCAACGGGAGGTTCAAGAACGCAGATCATCAGGCTGTGGTAAACTCAAATTGTAGCAGGTTGTCCATAGCCACATTTCAGAACCCGGCACCAGAGGCAACTGTGTATCCACTGAAGATCCGGGAGGGTGAGAAGGCGGTGCTTGATGCTCCCATGACCTTTTCAGAGATGTACAGGAAGAAAATGAGCAAGGACCTTGAGCTCGCGAGGCTGAAGAAGCTGGCCAAGGAGCAAGAGTTGCAAGCAGTTGAGAAAGCCAAGTTGGAGGCCAAGCCCATTGATGAGATTTTTGCTTGA
- the LOC113778286 gene encoding gibberellin-regulated protein 11-like, protein MAILKACAFLILSALLLIHLTDAAQVVSKGVPSPSPSPLPAPKPIDCGAACGYRCSKTKRPNLCKRACGSCCAKCSCVPPGTSGNYEACPCYYKLTTVNKSTGKVVRKCP, encoded by the exons ATGGCAATTCTCAAAGCCTGTGCTTTTCTCATTTTGAGTGCTCTTCTGCTGATCCACCTCACTGACGCCGCCCAAGTG GTGAGCAAAGGGGTTCCAAGTCCAAGTCCGAGCCCTCTGCCAGCCCCCAAGCCGATAG ATTGTGGTGCTGCTTGTGGGTATCGATGCTCGAAGACAAAGAGGCCTAATCTTTGCAAGAGGGCTTGCGGGAGCTGCTGTGCCAAGTGCAGCTGCGTCCCTCCTGGAACTTCTGGCAACTACGAAGCCTGTCCCTGCTATTACAAGCTCACCACAGTCAATAAATCCACCGGAAAGGTTGTCCGCAAGTGTCCTTGA
- the LOC113777849 gene encoding uncharacterized protein LOC113777849: METPSSTRRVTRSQTLSAAAANSSATSVSTLRKIEESETGLTKSRHRKNGKQQDRSALIDITNDSPIVGLAMGSLETPSSAMSKKRFSSRAKHDGTPGSGEALLRGQVKTLLQKVEEEAELSKLSSENRPFLHLQAFINSPLTLAAPTPANTPQILNLSANGSSHTSGLASLTQSPVEENFIISQMVSEIFDGKKQEGNQSDKSSMITRSLILDFSEKSEGSECSSGVTYQGGESEGKERATTDDDDSSIWSIQVNASTIDDLEEDDEEGLDGVEEECDNDYYYDEEEEKEDDLELVDELCDAISKIRVNGEVTMGEFAGKHTRFVYNSDDELEGEEEVCGLQSESASTASPSVLKLKGLPTPKGKHLRFPDD; the protein is encoded by the exons ATGGAGACTCCATCATCGACGAGAAGAGTCACAAGATCACAAACCTTGTCCGCTGCTGCCGCAAACAGCAGTGCTACTAGCGTTTCCACATTAA GGAAAATTGAAGAATCTGAAACCGGTCTGACAAAATCAAGACACAGAAAGAACGGGAAGCAGCAAGATCGCTCAGCCCTGATTGATATCACCAATGATTCTCCAATAGTTGGGCTTGCAATGGGAAGTTTGGAGACCCCATCGTCAGCCATGTCCAAGAAAAGATTTAGCAGCAGAGCGAAGCATGATGGCACTCCTGGTTCAGGGGAAGCACTTTTGAGGGGGCAAGTCAAGACTTTACTGCagaaagttgaagaagaggCTGAGCTCTCCAAATTGTCTTCGGAAAATAGGCCTTTCCTCCACCTCCAAGCCTTCATTAATTCTCCTTTGACTCTTGCAGCCCCTACACCAGCGAATACCCCACAAATCCTGAACCTCTCTGCCAATGGCAGTTCCCACACCAGTGGGTTGGCTTCCTTAACCCAATCTCCTGTAGAAgaaaattttatcatttctcAG ATGGTTAGTGAGATTTTTGATGGAAAGAAACAAGAGGGCAATCAGTCCGACAAGAGTTCGATGATTACAAGGTCTCTGATACTGGATTTTTCTGAAAAATCAGAAGGATCTGAATGTTCATCTGGGGTGACGTACCAAGGGGGAGAGAGCGAAGGCAAAGAAAGGGCAACCactgatgatgatgattcatCTATTTGGTCCATTCAGGTTAATGCAAGTACTATAGATGATCTAGAAGAAGATGATGAGGAAGGCCTTGATGGAGTTGAAGAGGAGTGCGACAATGACTACTAttatgatgaagaagaagaaaaggaagatgaTTTAGAATTGGTTGATGAACTGTGTGATGCAATCAGCAAGATCCGTGTGAATGGTGAGGTGACTATGGGAGAATTTGCTGGCAAGCACACTCGGTTTGTCTACAACAGTGATGACGAGCTCGAAGGAGAGGAGGAAGTTTGTGGTCTACAGAGTGAATCGGCATCAACTGCTTCGCCAAGCGTCTTGAAATTGAAGGGCTTGCCAACACCAAAAGGGAAACACCTTCGCTTCCCTGATGACTGA